The sequence GCGGCTGAAGAACGAGCCACCAAAGCCGAAGGTGCCTTCGAAAAATCCATGAGAAAGTAGTTCTGGTTCAGGGAAAACCCTTTCCCTTCCCTTCATCCAAACAGACTCAACAAAAGCCTCTCCCTGCTGTACGGGGGTGAGGCTTTTGTTTATCAAAAAAGTGGCCCCATTCTGACCAAACCGTCCTTTCGGCCTCCAGGGCTCTCATGGCACAACAGGGTCAACTTTTTCGCGGATCTGTTTTCTCTTGTTATTGTAATGTGTAAACGGTATGCTCCATAGACGTTATGACATGGCATATTACCGGAAAGGCATGGGTGAAAGATATGGAGGAAATGCTTTACAAGGGATGTATTATCAGGTCATCGTGCAAGGAAGTTGTGGGACAGGCGGGGAAATGGCTGGTAGGACTGGACATCATTACAACCGACAGCGGCTTCAAGGAAATTCAGCCCTGCCTGCTTATGGTCAATGGGGCGCCGGTATTCTGCGATACCGAAAAGGAAGCCATCGAAAAGAGTTTTCAGTACGGTTGCCAGATCATTGATGAACAATAGACACCATCTTCTCACCAATATCATGATTCTGGTTCGGATCGAATGATGTGAAACGGGGAAATAAACGCCCTTGAAGGCTCTTGAGAACGGCACAGGAATATCGTCGCCATCGCAAGCTCTGGTTGAACCGGTTAGGAACAGTCATGGAATACGAGAAAAAATTGGTTCCCATTTTACGGGAAGGAATTCACATCATCAAGATGTTCCTTTACAAAACCATCCGTCCCGGCCTGGCAGAAAAATTTGCCGATCGGGACCGCATTTATATAAACCGCCTGACCGGGGCCGTCATCAACGAAATTTTCGGAACACCCAACTGGGAAGAACCCTTTTTGACCTTCAATCGACAGAACGCGCTGATCATCGAGCGGGAAATAAGCAATCTGGCGACCGATTATCCGGCTCTCAAGATCCCCGTGACCGACGCGCTGCGGGTACAATTTATCTGTGACAGCCAAGAGGGATTTGAGAATGTTCGAATTTTGAGCCGGGCAAATGAGCTGCATTTGCTTGTGCTGGACCGAGATTTCCCATTGCCGGATCAGTTTATGAATCTTGCCCGCAGCCTTGGTGAGTTCAGCGATATCACCCGCCAAATGCCCATGGGTTCTGCATAACGTTTTCGAAATCAAACAAAAAAATGCTCAATAAGCATGCTCACGAATGTTGGTTTTTCCATGGGTATCAGATGGCCCACTCCGGGAACAAGCCGATACTCGCCCTTCGGGAACAGGCCCGCCACTTTGGGCAGGTTAAGCGACGGCCCGCTTTTGCTGTTTTCACCTTCAAGGAGCAGGACGGGACAGAGGATCTTCGGGAGCAGCGTCCAAGGATCCTCCGACGCACAGCCCACAAAAATCGCCGCTTCGCTGCGGGGCGGACAAACCAGGTGAAGACCGCCTTTCGAATCAACAGTCAAACCATACCGCAGATATAAATCGAACATCTCACAATCCCAGTTTCTAAAAAGGGGCTTGGACAGAAAGTACTCCTTTGCTTCTTCCGATGATTGCCAATAATTTTTTCTTCGGATTGCCTGACGCGCCAGGGAATGCTCTTCCAGGGCCAACGGTTTTTCATACCAACTTTCCGGCAGCAGGATTGGCTCGATGAGGATCATCCTTTCCGCCAAATGGGGGACAAGACCGTGTGCGAGCACACAAATGCAGCCTCCCATGGAGTGACCAACGAGGTACGGTTTGTGAATGCGCAGATTCCGACAGAAACTAACAAAATCCCCTGCTAAAATGTTCCAACCCAGGCCGCCTCGATAAGGATCGGCGTTGCGGTGATCACAAAAGAAAGGAGCGATGACTCGGAAGCGCCCTGAAAATTCCCGGGCAATCGGGTGCCACAGCCACGGATTAAAACCGGTGGCATGCAGCATGACCATTGTGGGGCCGCTTCCTTCATAAAGCAGGTACTGTAAGTTCGTTTTTCCGATCCTTGTTTCCAGAACGCGGGGTTCGCACATGGCACTTTCTTCCTTATCGACGTAACAGGAATTATAATGCAAGGAACTGATTCGTCTAGCGTTATTTTCCCAGACACGATTTTCTATATCTTCATCCCGACCATCCTGTTGTTTCTCCCATCCATGAAAGCCATGGCTGACTTTTCGCAAGTGTTTTTGACAGACCGGGATCCCGGGTTGTTGGACCTTCTTCCAAATGATAGGATGGATGGTGGACAGAAAAAATATCACTCATGTCACATCCGCCGCTTTGATTGATACCCTCACACGACGGGGGTATCTTGTTAAATTTTCTTACGGGTTTCTCGACGAGAGATTGATTTTCGTTCGTCCCTATTCATTTCTTGAAACGGTGCGGACAATTTGATAACTTACCGAAAATTTTGTCCGGTCTTGTCGGCCCCGACGGGGCGGGTATCGGAATGATTGCTGAGGAAAGAGAGTCGTGGAATTATACCGTTCAAATTGTGGGGAGTTGGGGCTTGCCGATATCGGGCGGGATGTGCGCCTTTCCGGCTGGGTGGATGCCCTGCGGGATCACGGTGACGTGCTGTTTATCCATCTGCGGGACCGCAGCGGCATCGTTCAGGTCCTGTTCAGTCCGGAAAAAATGTCGGTCACATCCTACGCCCTGGCCGGGACGCTGAAAACCGAGTACTGCGTCAGCATCGCGGGAGAGATCGTGTCCAGACTGGCGGGGACGGAAAACCCGAATCTGGAAACGGGGGATATCGAAGTGGCGGCGTGGGATCTGCACATCCTCAGTCAGTCGGATGTCCTGCCGTTCCCGGTTTCGGAAAAGGCCATGGTGGCGGGCGCCGTAAAGAACGCCGTGAGCGTGTCGGAGGATCTGCGCCTCCAGTACCGTTATCTCGACCTCCGGCGGCCCTCCATGCAGGTGAATCTGATCCGGAGACACCGGATCAACAAGTGCGTCCGGGACTTCCTTGATGAACGCGGTTTCATCGAGGTGGAAACCCCGATCCTGACCAAAAGCACGCCCGAGGGGGCGCGGGATTACCTGGTGCCGAGCCGGGTCCATCCGGGGAGCTTCTACGCCCTCCCCCAGTCGCCCCAGCTTTTCAAACAATTGTTGATGGTGGGCGGTCTGGAACGGTATTTCCAGATCGCCCGTTGTTTCCGAGACGAGGATCTGCGTCCGAACCGTCAACCCGAGTTTACCCAGCTTGACCTGGAAGCGTCCTTCATTGACGAAGAATTCCTCTACGAACTGATTGAAGAACTGGTGGTCCGGATGTTCGCTCTGGGAGGCATCGATCTGCCACGGCCCTTCCCTCGGATAACCTACCGCGAGGCCATGGCGACCATGGGTACGGACAAACCAGATACACGGTTCGGTCTCCGTTTCGTCGAAGTGACAAACCTCTTTAAAAACACGACCTACGGCATTTTCCGCCAGATCATCGACGGGGGCGGCTCCATCATGGGAATCAAGGTCCCACGGAGTTCGGACCAATTGAGCAAGAACGTCCTGCAGAATGAATACGCCAGGGAGATCGTTCCCGGCTTCGGGGCCAAAGGCATGACCTGGATGCGTGTTGCGGGGGACAAGCTGGAATCGAACATCGTGCAGTTCTTCAGTGCCGGGGAGCAGGCGGCGATCCGGGAGCGGTTCCGCGCCGCGGACGGGGACGTGATCATCATGAT is a genomic window of Deltaproteobacteria bacterium containing:
- the aspS gene encoding aspartate--tRNA ligase, with the translated sequence MELYRSNCGELGLADIGRDVRLSGWVDALRDHGDVLFIHLRDRSGIVQVLFSPEKMSVTSYALAGTLKTEYCVSIAGEIVSRLAGTENPNLETGDIEVAAWDLHILSQSDVLPFPVSEKAMVAGAVKNAVSVSEDLRLQYRYLDLRRPSMQVNLIRRHRINKCVRDFLDERGFIEVETPILTKSTPEGARDYLVPSRVHPGSFYALPQSPQLFKQLLMVGGLERYFQIARCFRDEDLRPNRQPEFTQLDLEASFIDEEFLYELIEELVVRMFALGGIDLPRPFPRITYREAMATMGTDKPDTRFGLRFVEVTNLFKNTTYGIFRQIIDGGGSIMGIKVPRSSDQLSKNVLQNEYAREIVPGFGAKGMTWMRVAGDKLESNIVQFFSAGEQAAIRERFRAADGDVIIMIADASYDIVTSALGELRLHLARRLNLIPGRSFSPLWVTNFPLFLPTEEGITSNHHPFTAPDRTDFDPFNREELLGLNSRAYDLVMNGEELGGGSIRIHDRDVQFKIFRALGLTERQVQDKFGFFLKALDFGAPPHGGLALGMDRVVSMILGTASIREVIAFPKNRSAHCPLTEAPSEVVPEQLAELGLLNLGFRQELPGTGENIDLLDNLSWMSRIAVGEQERPVIAVALKAADELAGQVAAAPDAEESPLFSVLPVQNQMRKETPAQTSPLAETGEMMKNAPVVKGKFFKVAGILE
- a CDS encoding alpha/beta hydrolase; this translates as MCEPRVLETRIGKTNLQYLLYEGSGPTMVMLHATGFNPWLWHPIAREFSGRFRVIAPFFCDHRNADPYRGGLGWNILAGDFVSFCRNLRIHKPYLVGHSMGGCICVLAHGLVPHLAERMILIEPILLPESWYEKPLALEEHSLARQAIRRKNYWQSSEEAKEYFLSKPLFRNWDCEMFDLYLRYGLTVDSKGGLHLVCPPRSEAAIFVGCASEDPWTLLPKILCPVLLLEGENSKSGPSLNLPKVAGLFPKGEYRLVPGVGHLIPMEKPTFVSMLIEHFFV